From the Nodularia sp. NIES-3585 genome, one window contains:
- a CDS encoding response regulator, which produces MVKPVLITIDDDPQVLQAIERDLRREYSKNFRVLRADSGEAALDALKKLKLRNQAVALLLVDQRMPNMTGVEFLEQAIEIFPDAKRALLTAYADTDEAIRAINKAKIDYYLMKPWTPPEESLFPVLNDLLEVWQNAFLPSFEGVRVIGDRWSPMTHKIKDFLASHHIPYQWLDIESDEGSKLCTDANADDLKLPLLIFPDGSYLLQPTNIQIANKIGLKMRAKMPFYDVIIVGAGPAGLAAAVYAASEGLRTVMVEKEAPGGQAGTSSRIENYLGFPIGLTGKDLARRAVAQANKFGAEILAPQEVINLRVDGQYRYVTLADGTELSSHTVIIATGVSYRKLNIPGSEKLTGAGIYYGAAMTEAMGYKDEDVFIVGAGNSAGQAAMHLSKYAHLVTILVRGDSLKRSMSKYLIDQIEETKNILVKVSTKITEVFGQDKLEAITLFNLETGKVETVPACALFTFIGAMPRTNWLKNIVERDQKGYILTGLDVLHGQKYPKGWKLPRSPYLLETNVPGIFAVGDVRCQSVKRVASAVGEGSISLQFIHQYLSTL; this is translated from the coding sequence ATGGTTAAGCCTGTTCTAATTACAATTGATGATGATCCACAAGTTCTACAGGCTATAGAACGTGATTTACGCCGTGAATACAGCAAAAATTTTCGGGTGTTACGCGCAGATTCTGGGGAGGCAGCCCTAGATGCACTGAAAAAACTCAAATTACGTAACCAGGCAGTAGCTTTGTTGTTAGTAGACCAACGGATGCCAAACATGACTGGTGTGGAGTTTTTGGAACAGGCTATAGAAATTTTCCCAGATGCCAAACGCGCCTTACTTACGGCTTATGCTGACACTGATGAGGCTATCCGTGCTATCAATAAAGCCAAGATTGATTATTATTTAATGAAACCGTGGACACCTCCAGAAGAAAGTTTATTCCCGGTTCTGAACGATTTACTAGAAGTTTGGCAAAACGCTTTTCTACCATCCTTTGAAGGTGTTCGTGTGATTGGCGATAGATGGTCACCAATGACCCATAAAATCAAAGATTTTTTAGCAAGTCATCATATTCCTTATCAGTGGCTGGATATTGAATCAGATGAAGGCAGTAAATTGTGTACTGATGCTAACGCTGATGATTTGAAATTACCGTTACTAATTTTCCCAGATGGTTCATATCTTTTGCAACCGACCAACATTCAAATAGCTAATAAAATTGGACTGAAAATGCGTGCAAAAATGCCGTTCTACGATGTGATTATCGTAGGTGCAGGTCCGGCTGGTTTAGCTGCGGCAGTATATGCGGCTTCTGAAGGGCTACGCACTGTCATGGTTGAAAAAGAAGCTCCAGGGGGACAAGCAGGAACCAGCTCTCGGATTGAAAATTATCTCGGCTTTCCAATTGGACTAACAGGTAAAGATTTAGCTAGGCGAGCTGTTGCACAGGCTAACAAGTTTGGAGCAGAAATTCTTGCACCGCAAGAAGTAATTAACCTGCGTGTAGACGGTCAATATCGATATGTGACCCTAGCAGATGGCACTGAACTTAGCAGTCATACGGTGATTATTGCCACTGGTGTTTCTTATCGCAAGCTCAACATTCCTGGAAGTGAAAAATTAACGGGTGCTGGCATCTACTACGGTGCAGCAATGACTGAAGCAATGGGCTATAAAGACGAAGACGTATTTATTGTTGGGGCTGGTAATTCCGCTGGACAAGCTGCTATGCACCTTTCTAAGTATGCTCACTTAGTTACTATTCTTGTGCGCGGAGACTCACTCAAAAGAAGTATGTCTAAGTATTTGATCGATCAAATCGAAGAGACGAAGAACATCTTAGTCAAAGTCTCAACCAAAATTACTGAAGTATTCGGCCAAGACAAGCTGGAGGCAATCACCCTGTTTAACTTAGAAACTGGTAAGGTTGAAACTGTTCCTGCTTGTGCATTGTTCACTTTCATTGGTGCAATGCCGCGTACTAACTGGTTAAAAAATATTGTAGAAAGAGATCAAAAAGGATACATTCTGACTGGCCTTGATGTTTTGCATGGTCAGAAATACCCCAAAGGATGGAAATTGCCTCGGTCACCTTATCTTCTGGAAACTAACGTACCGGGAATTTTCGCAGTAGGTGACGTGCGCTGTCAGTCAGTGAAGCGAGTGGCCTCAGCAGTAGGTGAGGGTTCAATCTCTCTTCAATTTATACATCAATATCTCTCAACCTTGTAA
- a CDS encoding ATP-binding protein, which produces MLELLQKIPLFQDFTEEQFMLFLLNGTNIRLNSGDFLFKQGEPAKCFYVVFQGAIRLIQEINNQVIVLDTYSADTFFGEVPLLAGTLHLASGQAIGQSHVYCLHEEEFWKMLMLCPSVRKAVLGFMASRMQELQMLSQQHDKLISLGTLAAGLAHELGNPTAAVSRAVGQLQDTVNVLEKSSLEFISQQLTAEQLEYLLEIRDKAIKQTTQTCHFDPLTQIDSEDELTNWLELHGVPDGWKLATNLVAVGINTQQLELIGKEVRTNALSNTLTWLETTLAIASMLNVLDQSVTRISELVNAVKSYSYMDQSPLQKITIHEGIETTLTILSYKLKKHRIQVIREYDKNLPIIEGYGSALNQVWTNLIDNAIDALVEKGTIWVRTSREEDYIVVEIADNGPGITPEIQSRIFDPFFTTKGIGVGTGLGLEIVYRIVVGQHNGNIRCFSQPGNTCFQVSLPIRLFSDKKISKSKAAVLERSA; this is translated from the coding sequence ATGCTTGAGTTATTACAAAAAATACCTCTGTTCCAAGACTTTACTGAAGAACAGTTCATGTTGTTCTTGTTGAACGGTACTAATATCCGGCTGAATTCAGGAGACTTTCTGTTTAAACAAGGAGAACCTGCGAAATGTTTTTATGTAGTATTTCAGGGAGCAATTCGGCTCATTCAAGAAATTAACAACCAAGTAATTGTTTTAGATACATATAGTGCTGATACATTTTTTGGTGAAGTACCTCTCCTGGCAGGTACTCTTCATCTTGCCAGTGGGCAAGCAATCGGCCAATCTCACGTGTATTGTTTACACGAAGAAGAATTTTGGAAGATGCTGATGTTGTGTCCATCGGTAAGAAAAGCTGTTCTCGGTTTTATGGCCAGCCGAATGCAAGAATTACAAATGTTATCTCAGCAACACGATAAGCTGATTTCTTTGGGTACACTGGCTGCTGGTCTAGCCCATGAATTAGGCAATCCCACAGCAGCAGTAAGTCGGGCTGTGGGACAATTGCAAGATACGGTCAATGTTTTGGAAAAAAGCTCACTAGAATTTATTAGTCAACAACTGACCGCAGAACAATTAGAGTACCTCCTAGAGATTAGAGATAAAGCCATTAAGCAGACGACTCAAACCTGTCATTTCGATCCTTTAACTCAGATCGACTCAGAAGATGAATTAACAAATTGGCTAGAGTTACATGGTGTACCCGATGGGTGGAAACTCGCTACTAACTTGGTTGCCGTTGGAATTAACACTCAGCAGTTAGAATTAATTGGCAAAGAAGTCCGTACCAATGCACTTAGTAATACATTGACTTGGTTAGAAACAACCCTGGCTATAGCCAGTATGCTGAATGTCCTAGACCAAAGTGTAACTCGCATTTCTGAACTTGTTAATGCTGTCAAGTCCTACTCATATATGGATCAATCTCCACTACAAAAGATAACTATTCATGAAGGTATTGAGACTACACTCACAATTTTGAGCTATAAGCTCAAAAAACACCGTATCCAGGTGATACGTGAATACGACAAGAATCTGCCAATTATTGAGGGCTATGGAAGTGCGTTAAATCAAGTGTGGACAAATTTGATTGATAACGCCATCGACGCTTTAGTAGAGAAGGGTACGATTTGGGTGCGTACATCTAGGGAAGAAGATTACATTGTTGTGGAAATTGCAGACAATGGACCTGGAATTACACCTGAGATTCAGTCCCGGATCTTTGATCCATTCTTCACAACTAAGGGTATTGGTGTAGGGACAGGTTTAGGTCTAGAGATTGTCTACCGAATTGTAGTAGGTCAGCATAATGGAAATATTCGTTGTTTTTCACAACCAGGTAACACATGCTTTCAGGTGAGTTTACCTATTCGTTTGTTCTCAGACAAGAAGATATCTAAAAGCAAAGCAGCAGTTTTAGAAAGATCCGCTTAA
- a CDS encoding EthD domain-containing protein, with product MKIVNQDMKNVNYASRDRNGKVAFYVLLWKRKGITLTLFDDYWRNVHGPVCARLPGQHQYWQFHLAHNQGGMWPSIDGINYSCPESDQFDGIAELTFATVADRQAWFNAATILMDDEYNIFSKAIGYNTNPSNSRTYVDAIPTGNPNGELGVMKFHVMVKKADDVNVEAFRKYITDSFAAAIVTSESLLKFRLHLFEEVDNSRPDAPGVVHIEPLEKQYQAAFEIAFSNPLEMAKFFASPEYRSTVNSQPHYIKQINAFPERTAYSFVYDGQMTLAGQRSSTVAELITNVGAINQLKQEVVSLMNNHVSVSNGKQNIQSDFSVTDVNVSSQITKQNHKMIEKFPGTASDMVTRLFARGEAFDSEGFIQFFTETPVYQFGNFAPCFTKATIKQSVDAFFSQVSALYHEIKMMWEVGDVVFVEMDVIYWRKDGSVVTLPCCDIFRLEGDKFSELRIFMDANPLADASIPVPQTSSVLTISQGQKLTPPDTMKRYFMEHDEGKNRVVTGLAPKWSQISSKWSLLTV from the coding sequence ATGAAAATTGTGAATCAGGACATGAAAAATGTCAACTATGCATCCCGCGATCGCAATGGAAAAGTCGCATTTTATGTACTTTTGTGGAAAAGAAAAGGTATTACTCTCACATTATTTGATGACTACTGGCGCAATGTACATGGTCCAGTTTGTGCGAGATTACCAGGGCAACATCAATACTGGCAATTCCATTTAGCTCATAATCAAGGCGGTATGTGGCCTTCCATAGATGGCATAAATTATAGCTGTCCAGAATCAGACCAGTTTGATGGGATTGCCGAATTAACCTTCGCTACAGTTGCCGACCGTCAGGCTTGGTTCAATGCCGCAACTATTCTCATGGATGACGAATATAACATTTTTAGCAAAGCCATTGGATACAATACTAACCCCAGTAACTCTCGAACTTATGTCGATGCTATTCCTACAGGCAACCCGAATGGAGAATTAGGGGTCATGAAGTTTCACGTCATGGTGAAAAAAGCAGATGATGTGAATGTAGAAGCATTCCGTAAATACATCACAGATAGCTTTGCTGCGGCCATTGTTACGAGTGAATCTCTTCTCAAGTTTCGATTGCATCTTTTTGAAGAAGTAGATAATTCCCGACCAGATGCACCAGGCGTTGTTCATATTGAACCGTTGGAGAAACAGTATCAAGCTGCTTTTGAAATTGCTTTTTCTAATCCCTTAGAAATGGCTAAGTTTTTTGCTTCTCCTGAGTATAGGTCAACTGTTAATTCACAGCCCCATTACATCAAGCAAATCAATGCATTTCCAGAAAGAACAGCTTACTCCTTTGTCTATGATGGTCAAATGACTTTGGCAGGGCAAAGAAGTTCCACCGTAGCCGAATTAATTACCAATGTCGGTGCAATAAATCAACTTAAACAGGAAGTAGTTTCTCTCATGAATAATCACGTTTCTGTCTCAAACGGTAAGCAAAATATTCAATCTGATTTTTCAGTTACAGATGTTAATGTCTCTAGTCAAATTACAAAGCAGAACCACAAAATGATCGAAAAATTTCCAGGAACAGCCTCAGATATGGTAACGCGTTTATTTGCGAGAGGCGAAGCCTTTGATTCAGAAGGATTTATTCAATTTTTTACTGAAACACCAGTATACCAGTTTGGTAACTTTGCACCATGTTTTACTAAAGCTACCATCAAGCAATCTGTCGATGCCTTCTTCAGTCAAGTCTCGGCTCTGTACCACGAAATTAAAATGATGTGGGAAGTTGGAGATGTAGTGTTTGTAGAAATGGATGTTATTTACTGGCGCAAGGATGGTTCAGTAGTGACATTACCTTGCTGTGATATATTTCGTTTAGAGGGTGATAAATTCTCAGAGTTGCGGATTTTTATGGATGCAAATCCGCTAGCTGATGCCAGTATTCCTGTTCCTCAAACTTCTTCTGTACTTACCATTAGTCAAGGACAAAAGTTGACCCCACCAGACACCATGAAAAGGTACTTCATGGAACATGATGAAGGAAAAAATCGGGTAGTAACAGGACTTGCCCCTAAATGGTCACAAATTTCATCTAAATGGTCACTTCTTACCGTATAG
- a CDS encoding nuclear transport factor 2 family protein yields the protein MENVKTSLSRRHLLSLGAGTTAISILVNRMTTAQGVTPIWRKFNLASIKLVFATIDQMKVEEFVAFFTEDAQFRFGNTDTVFGKQEIRVAITEFFSSIQGLNHNITGVWKGKWPMGDVVSVEANVTYIRQDGIVVILPATSTLRLKGNLIQDYRIFMDISPVFT from the coding sequence ATGGAAAATGTTAAGACTAGTCTCAGCCGTCGCCATTTATTATCTCTAGGGGCAGGAACAACAGCTATCTCGATTCTTGTTAATCGGATGACTACTGCTCAGGGGGTAACTCCTATTTGGCGAAAATTTAATTTAGCTTCCATCAAACTTGTATTTGCAACTATCGATCAGATGAAGGTAGAAGAATTTGTCGCTTTCTTTACCGAAGATGCACAGTTCCGGTTTGGTAATACTGACACCGTATTCGGAAAGCAAGAGATTCGAGTTGCCATAACCGAATTCTTTTCCTCAATTCAGGGGCTAAATCACAACATCACAGGAGTCTGGAAAGGGAAATGGCCTATGGGAGATGTAGTAAGTGTCGAAGCAAACGTTACATACATTCGACAAGATGGCATAGTGGTCATACTTCCAGCCACCAGTACTTTGCGATTAAAGGGCAATTTGATCCAAGACTATCGGATATTCATGGACATATCTCCAGTTTTCACTTAA
- a CDS encoding VOC family protein has product MIESIFHFNINCTDLDRSLSFYEKLGFKVILDFKEGMNSEPMAKAFNMSHAQIRGVHLILENDPTGTRIDLVEFQDPKTEGKPYPHLYHTGIARMCLRTQNIHQVYANLKQKGINFFSEPQTLPGTNVTIVCFTDPDGTVLELLEGSF; this is encoded by the coding sequence ATGATCGAAAGTATCTTCCACTTCAACATTAATTGCACCGACTTAGACCGCTCGTTAAGCTTTTACGAGAAGTTGGGCTTCAAAGTTATACTGGACTTCAAAGAGGGAATGAACAGTGAACCTATGGCTAAGGCATTTAATATGTCACACGCACAGATACGAGGAGTTCACTTAATCTTAGAAAATGATCCGACAGGAACTCGAATTGATCTTGTGGAATTCCAAGATCCCAAGACGGAAGGAAAACCCTATCCTCATCTTTATCATACCGGAATTGCTCGTATGTGCCTTCGGACTCAGAATATTCATCAAGTATATGCAAACCTCAAACAAAAGGGCATAAACTTCTTTTCCGAGCCTCAAACACTGCCTGGTACTAACGTCACTATTGTTTGCTTTACTGACCCAGATGGTACTGTACTGGAATTACTCGAAGGTAGTTTTTAA
- a CDS encoding DUF1816 domain-containing protein has protein sequence MLGFMPRLRMNWWVEIITTEPLCTYYFGPFANFAEAEFAHSGYIEDLEFEGAQGIKFTIKRCQPKVLTIFDLESESFEAEYSHLKKTIPS, from the coding sequence ATGCTAGGTTTTATGCCAAGGCTTAGAATGAATTGGTGGGTCGAAATCATCACTACAGAACCTCTTTGCACGTACTATTTTGGACCTTTTGCAAACTTTGCAGAAGCAGAATTTGCCCACTCTGGCTATATTGAAGACCTGGAATTTGAAGGGGCGCAGGGAATTAAATTTACCATAAAACGCTGTCAGCCAAAGGTCTTAACAATATTTGATTTAGAATCCGAATCTTTTGAAGCTGAATATTCACATTTAAAGAAGACAATACCTTCATAA
- the hxlB gene encoding 6-phospho-3-hexuloisomerase, whose protein sequence is MTNVAQTVITTDMKTYLSDAIELVLIENKSVLEKINYFTIAQLGQTIMNSPRIFVAGEGRSGLVIKMFAMRLMHLGHQVYVVGETITPSIQAGDLLINFSGSGTTEHIWQITHKSKEIGAYVASVTTQADSPLAKIADFLVLIEAAAKQDHSHQKSQQFSGSLFEQASLLLFDTLFHVLFKEYGKNAESLWSLHANLE, encoded by the coding sequence ATGACTAATGTTGCTCAAACCGTCATAACTACAGATATGAAAACATATCTTAGTGATGCTATTGAATTAGTATTGATTGAAAACAAAAGCGTTTTAGAAAAAATCAACTATTTCACAATTGCCCAGCTTGGGCAAACAATTATGAATTCACCAAGAATATTTGTTGCTGGTGAAGGGCGTAGTGGCTTAGTGATAAAGATGTTTGCCATGAGACTAATGCATTTAGGACATCAGGTATACGTCGTAGGTGAAACCATTACTCCGTCCATTCAAGCAGGTGATTTACTGATTAATTTTTCTGGTTCAGGGACCACAGAACACATTTGGCAAATTACCCATAAATCAAAAGAAATTGGTGCTTATGTTGCTAGTGTCACAACTCAAGCAGATTCTCCTTTAGCTAAAATAGCAGATTTTTTAGTTTTAATTGAAGCGGCTGCAAAGCAAGATCATAGTCATCAAAAATCACAACAATTTAGTGGTTCTTTATTTGAACAAGCATCTTTGCTATTGTTTGATACTTTGTTTCATGTACTGTTTAAGGAATATGGTAAAAATGCTGAAAGTCTTTGGTCTTTACACGCTAACCTTGAGTGA
- the hxlA gene encoding 3-hexulose-6-phosphate synthase — translation MKLQVSVDLLSLEQAMNLLKEVYPYVDIIEAGTPLIKQEGLKVVEAFKKYFPDKLIFADMKTMDAGGLEAEMAFKAGADFTTVLAVSNDNTIAGAITAARKYGKYVTADMISVPDRVSRARQLQNLGVDYLELHCGLDEQAHHLCASTVNELTAIRNAISISLSAAGGINEKTIQEVEAAGANVAAVGAAIYSAKSPAEAARRLQEKINSKA, via the coding sequence ATGAAATTACAAGTTTCCGTTGATTTATTATCCTTAGAGCAAGCAATGAATTTGCTTAAAGAAGTTTATCCTTACGTGGATATTATTGAAGCAGGGACTCCTTTAATTAAGCAAGAGGGACTAAAGGTTGTCGAAGCATTCAAAAAATATTTTCCTGATAAATTGATTTTTGCAGATATGAAAACAATGGATGCTGGAGGATTAGAAGCTGAGATGGCATTCAAAGCAGGAGCAGACTTCACAACAGTCTTAGCCGTATCAAATGACAATACGATTGCAGGTGCCATAACTGCCGCGCGTAAATACGGAAAGTACGTTACTGCTGATATGATTTCTGTTCCAGATCGTGTGTCCCGTGCGCGTCAATTACAAAATCTAGGAGTTGATTACCTAGAACTACACTGTGGACTAGACGAACAGGCTCATCATTTGTGTGCTTCTACCGTAAATGAACTCACGGCTATACGAAATGCCATTTCAATTTCTCTTTCGGCAGCAGGAGGTATCAATGAAAAAACGATTCAGGAAGTAGAAGCCGCAGGAGCTAATGTAGCAGCAGTTGGTGCTGCCATTTATAGTGCTAAGTCTCCGGCTGAAGCCGCCCGTCGTTTACAGGAAAAAATCAACTCAAAAGCATAA
- a CDS encoding DUF4432 family protein: protein MQIAYLENELLRVGILLEKGADIFEFTYKPHNLDFMWQSPIQMRPPFVATSALPEGAFHDNYYGGWQEILPSAGWSVEPYLGTFQGLHGELALLPFEASISEDTQDQVTLYTRVRLYRSPLMLERKMSLKRGIAALFIHERLVNESMGEFAIMWGHHPAIGEPFLDDSCIVQTPAAKVEVMAYHQNGLWEPGEDYNFPNVKNRRTGVIQDVTSILPRETESVDIVFFKELTEGWYGLTNQRKGVGFGMVWDKELFKYLWMWQVYGGHTDYPWYGRTYNCALEPFTSFPPSGIKNAIKNGTALTMKAGEIIETELVAVAYEGESVKRITRDGVVEQ from the coding sequence ATGCAGATTGCATACTTGGAGAACGAGTTACTGCGGGTGGGAATATTACTAGAAAAAGGTGCAGATATCTTTGAATTCACCTACAAGCCTCACAACTTGGACTTCATGTGGCAATCACCAATTCAGATGCGTCCCCCTTTTGTTGCTACTAGTGCGTTACCCGAGGGAGCTTTCCATGATAATTACTATGGTGGTTGGCAGGAGATACTACCATCAGCAGGATGGTCAGTAGAACCCTATCTGGGGACTTTTCAAGGACTGCATGGTGAATTAGCACTCCTCCCTTTTGAGGCTAGCATTTCTGAAGACACACAAGACCAAGTGACTTTATACACACGTGTACGTCTTTACCGTTCACCGTTAATGCTGGAGCGTAAGATGTCTCTCAAACGCGGTATTGCGGCTTTGTTTATTCACGAACGTCTTGTGAATGAATCAATGGGTGAATTCGCTATCATGTGGGGTCATCATCCTGCTATTGGAGAACCATTCTTGGATGACAGTTGTATAGTTCAAACCCCAGCTGCCAAAGTTGAGGTGATGGCTTACCATCAAAATGGTTTGTGGGAACCAGGAGAAGATTACAATTTTCCTAATGTCAAAAATCGGCGCACCGGGGTTATACAAGACGTTACTTCTATACTCCCTAGGGAAACCGAATCAGTTGATATCGTCTTTTTCAAAGAATTAACAGAAGGTTGGTACGGTTTAACCAATCAAAGAAAGGGTGTAGGCTTTGGAATGGTTTGGGATAAAGAACTGTTTAAATATCTTTGGATGTGGCAGGTTTACGGTGGACACACTGATTATCCTTGGTATGGACGGACATATAATTGCGCTCTTGAGCCATTCACGAGTTTTCCTCCTTCTGGGATCAAAAATGCTATTAAAAACGGTACGGCATTGACAATGAAGGCAGGTGAAATCATTGAAACGGAATTAGTTGCTGTTGCTTACGAAGGAGAAAGCGTAAAACGTATTACTCGGGATGGAGTTGTGGAGCAATAG
- a CDS encoding SDR family NAD(P)-dependent oxidoreductase has translation MRLKDKVAIITGASKGIGLGIATVLSREGVKIAVVARNPQDGEQAAEDIRNKGGQATFIPCDVSNEEQVKTMVQTTLDIYGQIDILVNNAGVGIYKTVLETTSEEWDRCLAIDLKGVFLCSKYTIPHMQALGKGAIINISSVHSHATVNGVAPYVASKGGITALTRNMAIDYGPAIRVNTISPGWVLTPLIQSIFDGYDDPDQQQRLVEERQVMKRIGTPEDIGYAVAFFASDEASFITGTELFVDGGLTAQLETW, from the coding sequence ATGCGACTCAAAGATAAAGTTGCTATTATCACTGGTGCTTCTAAGGGCATTGGTTTGGGAATTGCTACAGTTTTGTCTAGAGAAGGAGTTAAAATTGCTGTTGTTGCTCGGAATCCTCAAGATGGTGAGCAGGCTGCTGAAGATATTCGTAATAAAGGTGGCCAAGCCACATTTATTCCTTGCGATGTCTCTAATGAAGAGCAAGTCAAAACAATGGTACAAACAACCCTAGACATATATGGTCAAATTGATATTCTAGTCAACAATGCTGGCGTTGGCATCTATAAAACCGTACTGGAAACTACCAGTGAGGAATGGGATCGTTGCTTGGCAATTGACCTCAAAGGTGTATTTCTCTGTTCTAAGTACACCATCCCTCATATGCAGGCTCTAGGAAAAGGGGCAATCATTAATATATCTTCGGTACACTCCCATGCCACGGTTAACGGTGTTGCTCCTTATGTCGCCTCAAAAGGTGGGATAACTGCTTTAACACGCAACATGGCTATTGATTATGGGCCGGCTATTCGAGTCAATACAATTTCCCCTGGTTGGGTGCTGACACCTCTAATACAAAGTATCTTCGATGGTTACGATGACCCAGATCAGCAACAGCGTTTGGTCGAAGAACGGCAAGTGATGAAACGTATTGGTACTCCAGAGGATATTGGCTATGCTGTCGCTTTTTTCGCTAGCGATGAGGCTTCTTTTATTACTGGTACAGAACTCTTTGTCGATGGTGGTTTGACTGCTCAACTGGAAACCTGGTAG
- a CDS encoding heme-binding protein, which yields MVTLNDARRIIAHAEEKAIAIGQPMNIAVVDAGGNLVAHVRMDGAWLGSIDISIKKAYTSRSFDLATKDLATHCQSGGQFFGIHASNDGKIMIFAGGIPLKSNGMVVGAIGVSGGSGEQDHTVAEVGAAAF from the coding sequence ATGGTGACACTCAACGATGCCCGCCGGATTATTGCTCATGCCGAAGAAAAAGCGATCGCCATCGGTCAACCAATGAATATTGCAGTGGTAGATGCTGGCGGAAACTTGGTTGCTCACGTGCGTATGGATGGGGCTTGGCTAGGAAGTATTGACATTTCTATCAAGAAGGCTTACACCTCCAGATCCTTTGACTTGGCTACTAAGGATTTGGCGACACATTGCCAATCTGGTGGGCAATTCTTCGGTATCCATGCATCTAATGATGGCAAAATCATGATTTTTGCCGGTGGTATTCCTCTCAAGAGCAATGGCATGGTGGTGGGAGCTATTGGCGTTAGTGGTGGTTCGGGAGAACAAGACCACACAGTAGCAGAAGTAGGGGCAGCGGCTTTCTAA
- a CDS encoding FMN-dependent NADH-azoreductase produces the protein MTNILHIDTSPRDARSISRQLTKELITNWQGTYSQDTVTYRDLGHQLIAPVDEPWIAATFSSPESHTPELAAAIKISDELIDEFLAAERYVFGVPMYNFSVPSNFKAYIDQIVRVKRTFVVNEQGGYEGLVTNKKMLVITARGGSYTQGTPAAQFDFQEPYIRAIFGLIGVTDITFIHADNLAMGDDARTQSLENARQAMKDIVSNW, from the coding sequence ATGACTAATATTTTGCATATCGATACCAGTCCACGTGATGCACGTTCAATTTCTCGCCAACTAACCAAGGAATTGATCACAAATTGGCAAGGCACTTATTCTCAAGACACGGTGACATATCGAGATTTAGGACATCAATTAATAGCTCCGGTTGATGAGCCTTGGATTGCGGCTACTTTTAGTTCACCAGAGTCACACACACCAGAATTGGCAGCGGCTATAAAGATTTCGGATGAGTTAATTGATGAGTTTTTAGCTGCGGAACGCTATGTTTTCGGTGTTCCTATGTATAATTTCAGTGTGCCATCTAATTTTAAGGCATACATTGATCAAATTGTTCGCGTGAAACGCACATTTGTCGTCAATGAACAGGGTGGATATGAAGGTTTAGTTACTAATAAGAAAATGCTTGTGATTACTGCTAGAGGCGGTAGCTATACACAAGGGACTCCCGCTGCACAATTTGACTTTCAAGAACCTTATATCCGGGCAATTTTTGGCTTAATTGGTGTCACGGATATCACTTTTATTCATGCAGATAACTTGGCAATGGGTGATGATGCTCGCACTCAGTCTCTGGAAAATGCCCGGCAAGCAATGAAAGATATTGTCAGTAATTGGTAA